In Arachis hypogaea cultivar Tifrunner chromosome 2, arahy.Tifrunner.gnm2.J5K5, whole genome shotgun sequence, a genomic segment contains:
- the LOC112726395 gene encoding protein FAR1-RELATED SEQUENCE 5-like — MVVTKVVTIPSAIECTEITELECDDTELVDELPDYSCLADDEIPKVRMRMTKQPINQSIHCNREGFWASRFKAPIRKNTMTGVGCRARIYAKFDREKHDWVLLKVELNHSHPCSTRKAAHYHENRELTMHAKCIIEINDEAGIRPNNTFLALANEVGGPSNLGFSEKDVRNYISSRLQSTNVNADIKEMLNYFMRMKELNPNYFYTVNINEDNKFTSAVWVDARCRASYKYYGEVVSFDITYSTNRHGLPFAAFIGVNYHGKSTLLSCALLGSKENPSFEWVFTQWLECMETTPKGIITDQCKSMFGAIKKVLPNTRHRWCIWHITQKIHNKLGGYSRFKELNAELKHIIWNSKSVKDFEDHWAEFIDEFNLHHNRWLSDLFEDRHMWVPITSLVQFVHEFDNVLGTKGQKELEDDVADSRGLIPCSTRSAIER; from the exons ATGGTTGTGACTAAAGTTGTTACAATCCCGTCT GCCATAGAATGTACGGAAATTACTGAGTTGGAATGTGATGACACGGAACTTGTTGATGAG TTACCAGACTATAGTTGCCTTGCTGACGATGAAATACCAAAAGTTAGGATGCG GATGACAAAGCAACCGATCAACCAATCTATCCATTGCAATCGGGAGGGTTTCTGGGCGTCTCGTTTCAAGGCACCCATACGGAAGAACACTATGACAGGTGTGGGATGCAGAGCAAGAATATATGCAAAGTTCGATAGGGAAAAGCATGATTGGGTCTTGTTAAAGGTTGAACTAAATCACTCGCACCCATGTTCAACTAGGAAGGCGGCGCACTACCACGAGAACAGGGAGTTAACAATGCATGCGAAGTGTATCATTGAGATTAATGATGAGGCGGGCATTCGACCCAACAATACCTTTCTAGCATTAGCCAATGAGGTTGGTGGGCCTTCGAACTTGGGCTTCTCAGAGAAGGACGTTAGGAATTACATTTCATCAAGACTCCAATCCACAAATGTCAACGCAGATATCAAGGAGATGCTGAACTACTTCATGCGAATGAAGGAGTTGAATCCGAACTACTTTTACACAGTGAATATAAATGAGGATAACAAGTTTACGAGTGCAGTTTGGGTGGATGCAAGGTGTAGGGCATCTTATAAATACTATGGAGAGGTGGTCTCATTTGATATCACATACAGCACGAACCG GCATGGATTGCCGTTTGCTGCTTTCATTGGTGTGAACTACCATGGTAAGTCTACTTTGCTAAGCTGCGCTCTGCTAGGCAGTAAGGAGAATCCGAGTTTTGAGTGGGTGTTCACACAATGGCTGGAGTGCATGGAAACGACACCGAAGGGCATCATCACAGACCAATGCAAGTCTATGTTTGGTGCAATTAAGAAGGTCCTGCCCAATACACGACACCGGTGGTGCATATGGCATATAACACAAAAGATACACAACAAGCTTGGAGGTTATTCTAGGTTTAAAGAGTTGAATGCTGAGTTGAAACACATTATATGGAACTCTAAGTCGGTTAAGGATTTCGAAGATCATTGGGCTGAATTCATTGATGAGTTCAACTTACATCACAACAGATGGCTATCAG ATCTGTTTGAGGACCGACACATGTGGGTGCCTATC ACTAGTTTGGTCCAGTTTGTTCACGAGTTCGACAATGTCCTAGGAACGAAAGGGCAGAAGGAACTGGAGGACGATGTTGCAGACTCGAGAGGTCTAATCCCATGTTCAACTAGATCAGCCATCGAGAGATGA